In the genome of Populus alba chromosome 11, ASM523922v2, whole genome shotgun sequence, one region contains:
- the LOC118035072 gene encoding disease resistance protein Roq1-like, translating into MAAGKYQESYSSRFSNCKYQVFLSFRGEDTRKNFTDHLYWALVQAGFHTFRDDDEIRRGENIELELQKAIQESKISIIVFSKDYARSRWCLDELVKIMEHKRTAGSIVLPVFYHVNPSEVRNQTGSFAAAFVEQEKRFKEEMERVNGWRIALKEVADLAGKDLRDGYEAQFVQSIVENVSKHLDPKIFHVPLHFIGRDPLVQDINSWLQDGSHGAAIALLYGIGGVGKTAIAKSVFNQNFYKFEGKSFLSNFRSKHIVCLQRQLLSDFLKKTVDEINDEDEGILKIKDALCCRRTLIVLDDVDKRDQFNKIIGMQNWLCKGSKIIVTTRNKGLFSANDIEWFECKVEPLDNKKSLELFSWNAFGRADPVDGFVEDSWKIVHHCNGLPLALGVIGSSLSGKGSEIWESALQQMEVIPNCEVQKVLQISYDSLNDDYQKGLFLDIACFFNGMDDDDAVKILDGLNKGARFGIDNLIDRCLVEINSDQRLWMHQLVRDMGREIARQESLKCKRIWRHGDAFTVLKGTTDAENLRGLTIDMHALMEDNYAEDVCTDSMVLSRLNFFQQWLSDFVDGRKLQTGQTSLFPILNANAFRKMPDVKFLQLNYTNFHGSFEHFPKNLIWLCWHGLSWRSIPNHVCLEKLVVLDLSRSCLVDAWKGKLFLPKLKVLDLRHSRDLIRTPDFSGLPTLEKLILEDCIRLVQIHNSIGDLQRLLILNIRNCTSLMELPEEMSRLISLQELVLDGCSNLDILNMKLEHHQGRNLLQSDGIVASALYITSLPLKLFFSYRFSARKMLRFTSFSLPRSLKSLDLSGTPIRFLPESIKDLGMLDRLCLRNCKMLEALPELPSHLGWLDVSFCFSLQRLANPKLLTIAEGCDHLVDFQDMIKQQLIQKFDSHMFRIIETVVNAQIQPSGFQIILDDDKLYVYVFDEDEMLRGLYEEEEEDKWLIQNEFVDNFSFKISLPPAPRICGFNLFARYSVTSGYRYYSYVDLEIINNTSGRSLRRQAFVMASSSTESQSLSHFKLRVNDPTFDNGDDVSISVRPHDPCIQVRTIGIRWLHQEEGKDDDFIQSKDEVINAHNCSDEDDDDAAHVAKVEIASRIFRNYYCAFHGKYSKYSARNIALWYFAKKGLELVLLLASLRRGLFF; encoded by the exons ATGGCTGCTGggaaatatcaagaatcctACTCTTCTCGGTTTTCTAATTGTAAATATcaagtgttcttgagttttagaggtgaaGACACCCGCAAGAACTTTACCGATCACCTCTACTGGGCCCTGGTTCAAGCGGGTTTTCACACATTTAGagatgatgatgagattcgGAGAGGAGAGAATATAGAGTTGGAGCTCCAGAAGGCAATACAAGAATCGAAAATATCGATAATCGTGTTCTCCAAAGACTATGCTCGGTCGAGATGGTGCCTCGATGAACTTGTGAAGATCATGGAACATAAGAGGACTGCCGGCTCCATTGTTTTGCCGGTATTCTACCATGTGAATCCATCTGAAGTCAGAAATCAAACAGGGAGCTTCGCTGCAGCATTTGTGGAACAAGAAAAGCGCTTCAAGGAGGAGATGGAGCGGGTGAATGGGTGGAGGATTGCTTTGAAGGAAGTTGCAGATTTAGCTGGAAAAGATTTAAGAGATGG TTACGAGGCACAATTTGTCCAATCTATTGTGGAGAATGTCTCAAAGCATTTGGatccaaaaatatttcatgtcccccttcatttcattggaagagatccTCTGGTACAAGATATCAACTCATGGTTGCAAGATGGATCCCATGGTGCTGCCATTGCTTTACTCTATGGAATTGGTGGAGTTGGAAAGACAGCCATAGCTAAGAGTGTTTTTAACCAgaacttttataaatttgaaggaaagagcTTCCTGTCAAATTTTAGATCAAAGCATATAGTTTGCCTACAGAGGCAACTTCTTTCCGACTTCCTAAAAAAGACTGTTGATGAGataaatgatgaagatgaaggaatTCTGAAGATTAAGGATGCATTATGTTGCAGAAGAACTCTTATTGTTCTAGATGATGTGGACAAAAGGGaccaattcaataaaatcattggcatgcaaaATTGGCTTTGTAAAGGAAGTAAAATCATTGTTACAACCAGAAATAAAggtttgttttcagctaatgATATTGAGTGGTTCGAGTGCAAAGTCGAACCTTTGGATAACAAAAAATCGCTTGAGCTTTTCAGTTGGAATGCCTTTGGAAGAGCTGACCCTGTTGATGGTTTTGTAGAAGACTCTTGGAAAATAGTACATCATTGTAATGGACTTCCATTAGCTCTTGGAGTTATTGGCTCTTCATTGTCCGGAAAAGGAAGTGAAATATGGGAAAGCGCATTACAACAAATGGAAGTGATTCCAAATTGTGAAGTTCAAAAGGTTCTTCAAATAAGTTACGACTCTCTTAATGATGATTACCAGAAGGGTTTATTccttgatattgcttgtttctTTAATGgaatggatgatgatgatgcagtTAAAATACTGGATGGGCTCAATAAAGGTGCAAGATTTGGGATTGACAATCTCATCGATAGATGTCTTGTTGAAATCAACAGTGATCAAAGGTTGTGGATGCATCAACTAGTAAGAGATATGGGTAGGGAAATTGCTCGTCAAGAATCACTCAAATGTAAAAGAATATGGCGTCACGGGGATGCTTTTACAGTTTTGAAAGGAACTACT gATGCTGAAAATTTGCGTGGCCTTACCattgatatgcatgcattaatGGAAGATAATTATGCAGAAGATGTCTGTACCGATTCAATGGTTCTCAGCAGGCTTAACTTCTTTCAACAATGGCTTTCTGATTTTGTCGATGGGAGAAAATTACAAACAGGCCAAACAAGTTTGTTTCCCATCCTCAACGCGAATGCTTTTAGAAAGATGCCAGATGTAAAATTTCTCCAACTAAACTACACTAATTTTCATGGAAGTTTTGAGCACTTTcccaagaatttgatatggttATGTTGGCATGGATTGTCTTGGAGATCCATACCAAATCACGTATGCTTGGAGAAGCTTGTAGTTCTTGATCTATCCAGAAGTTGTCTAGTTGATGCCTGGAAAGGCAAACTG tttcttccaaaattgaaagTTCTTGATCTCCGTCACTCTCGTGATCTCATTAGAACCCCTGACTTCTCGGGTCTCCCAACCCttgaaaagctaatacttgaAGACTGCATCCGTTTGGTTCAAATTCACAATTCTATTGGTGATTTACAAAGACTGTTGAtcttaaatataagaaattgtACAAGTCTTATGGAGCTTCCAGAAGAAATGAGTAGATTGATTTCACTTCAAGAGCTGGTTCTAGATGGTTGCTCAAATCTGGACATCTTGAATATGAAGTTAGAGCATCATCAGGGGCGCAACTTGCTTCAAAGTGATGGAATTGTTGCAAGTGCATTGTACATTACATCTCTTCCATTGAAGCTATTCTTTTCCTATAGGTTTTCAGCGAGGAAAATGTTGAGATTTACCTCGTTTTCACTGCCACGCTCCTTGAAGAGTCTAGATTTAAGTGGAACTCCAATTCGTTTTCTTCCAGAAAGCATCAAGGATCTTGGTATGCTCGATCGCCTATGtttaagaaattgcaaaatgcTTGAGGCACTCCCAGAGCTTCCATCCCATTTGGGTTGGTTAGATGTGTCCTTTTGCTTTTCACTGCAAAGACTTGCAAATCCAAAGCTTTTGACTATAGCAGAAGGTTGTGATCACTTGGTCGATTTCCAAGATATGATAAAGCAACAATTAATCCAAAAGTTTGACTCTCACATGTTCAGAATAATAGAAACGGTTGTTAATGCTCAAATACAGCCATCCGGATTTCAG ATAATACTTGATGATGACAAACTCTACGTATATGTATTTGATGAAGATGAGATGTTAAGGGGGTTGTatgaggaggaagaagaggataAATGGCTAATTCAGAATGAGTTTGTAGAtaacttttcatttaaaatatccTTACCTCCTGCGCCTCGGATATGCGGCTTTAATCTGTTTGCGAGGTATAGCGTGACATCTGGGTACCGTTACTATAGTTACGTTGATCTTGAAATCATAAACAATACCAGTGGTCGATCCTTGCGTCGTCAAGCCTTTGTCATGGCGTCGTCAAGCACTGAATCCCAATCGCTAAGCCACTTCAAATTAAGGGTCAACGATCCTACAtttgataatggtgatgatGTGAGTATTTCAGTGCGTCCACATGATCCATGTATTCAAGTAAGGACGATTGGTATACGATGGTTGCATCAAGAGGAAGGAAAGGATGATGATTTTATCCAATCAAAGGATGAAGTTATCAATGCCCACAACTGtagcgatgaagatgatgatgatgcagcACACGTAGCCAAAGTAGAAATAGCTTCTcgtatttttagaaattattattgtgcTTTCCATGGTAAATACAGTAAATACAGTGCTCGCAATATCGCTTTGTGGTATTTTGCAAAGAAAGGTCTAGAACTTGTATTACTTTTGGCTTCATTACGGagaggtttgtttttttag
- the LOC140954250 gene encoding disease resistance protein RPV1-like, which produces MECKRNDDCIVLPVFYDVDPSEVAVALLDHEKRFKKEMERVNWWRIALKKIADLGGMVLGDRYESQLVQSIVDKVSKKLDRKIFNIPLHFIGRDPPVKHINLWLEEYGSHSSAFDILYGIGGVGKTTIANSVYNQQFHKFEDILNNADDMHDVDEGIILRMRYVAEEILLFLMMWTNGTNSMQLLACEIGFAKEVNHSYPVEDFMEESWRIVHHCNELPLALCAIGSSFFSKNRKAWEIALHEMEVIPNCQVQKALAKSSNSPDDDYQMNLFLDIVCLFNGMDRDHAVRTHDGLGIGARFRIDYLID; this is translated from the exons ATGGAGTGCAAGAGGAATGATGACTGCATAGTTTTGCCAGTATTCTATGATGTGGATCCATCTGAAGTCGCTGTAGCATTATTGGATCATGAAAAGCGTTTCAAGAAGGAGATGGAGCGAGTGAATTGGTGGAGGATTGCTCTGAAGAAAATTGCAGATTTAGGAGGAATGGTTTTAGGAGATAG GTATGAGTCACAGCTTGTCCAATCTATTGTCGACAAGGTCTCAAAGAAATTGGATcgtaaaatatttaatatcccccttcatttcattggaagagatccTCCAGTAAAACATATCAACTTATGGTTGGAAGAATATGGCTCCCACAGTTCTGCCTTTGATATACTCTATGGGATTGGCGGAGTAGGGAAGACAACCATAGCAAATAGTGTTTATAACCAGCAGTTTCATAAGTTTGAAG ATATCCTAAACAATGCTGATGACATGCATGATGTTGATGAAGGGATTATATTAAGGATGCGTTATGTTGCAGAAGAAATCttattgttcttgatgatgtggACAAATGGGACCAATTCAATGCAATTGTTGGCATGCGAAATTGGCTTCGCCAAGGAAGTAAATCATT CTTACCCAGTTGAAGATTTTATGGAGGAATCTTGGAGAATAGTACATCATTGTAATGAACTTCCATTAGCCCTTTGTGCTATTGGTTCttcattttttagtaaaaatagaaaagcatGGGAAATCGCATTACATGAAATGGAAGTGATTCCAAATTGTCAAGTTCAAAAGGCTCTTGCAAAAAGTTCCAACTCTCCTGATGATGATTATCAAATGAACTTATTCCTTgatattgtttgtttatttaatggAATGGATAGAGATCATGCAGTTAGGACACATGATGGGCTCGGTATAGGTGCAAGATTTAGGATTGACTATCTCATCGACTAA